tgtaataataaaatattaccctgtacttgatcccaactaaggtacaaCTAATCccaattggatgcaaaacaattctattgcttaaatttttttttttttttctaaagaaacattttttattgattttgcataTAAACAAGGGTagggatacagaaggaaaaaaggggggggagggggttacaGCCATAGTTGAGTTTTACATTGCATATTTGCTGTTTACACTTATTTTACATACATGCAGAGTGTATGACATTCATCATGGTAATCTTATCAGGTGTGTTTCTAGCCATCCACCCCAAACTTTGTCAAACTTATTCGGTTGACCTCTGGCTTCGAACGTGAGTTTGATTAAGGGAAAAATTTTATTAACCAGGTCAATCCACCCAGTTTTTTTTGGCGGCAAGGGGGCCATCCATTTCATGATCAgcattttctttgcattttctTAGTACAGTAATGATTGTACCATAGTTCTGGCATAGTTGGTGGGTATGAGCTCGTCAATGAGCCCTAATAGGCATATTTCAGGTTGACAAATTGGAGGGAGGGCTAAGGTCGTTGTCATATATCTAGTGACTTTAACCCAGTACCTACTGATAATGGGGCAGGTCCAGACCATGTGCCAGTAGGATCCATCTACCTCTCCGCACCTCTTGCATATGGGGGATGTGATTAGACCCATATGGACCAGTCTGTTTGGGGTATAATACGTTCTAAGAATGAATTCATGTTGTATCAGCCTGTCTCTGGAGCAGATCAGAAACTGATATAGATTCCCGGTCACTTCTTCCCATTGATCGTTCCCTAATCCAGGGATATCATCACGCCATCGTTTGTATGCCACCTGAAATGGGGCTGGGGTGGTGGAATTTACTTGTGCATATAACTTGGAAATCATTTAAGGAGAGTCTTCTCTCCTAAGTAGTGAGAGAATGGGATGGTCTGTTAAGGTCAGTTCAGTCGCCCCAAACTGTGCTCTAAACATATGTCACAGCTGTAAGTATCTATACATGGGCAAGTGTGGCATATTAATTTTGCCCCTGAGTTccgcttaaattatttttagtagacttaaggtatggcattCTGTTCAATATATGTACGTTGTATTGCATCCTGCTCAAAAGAAACTTTTTAAGAACCAAAACTACATGAAACTTTCCCAAACTAACTACCCTACTTTATGTTACATTTGGTGTTAATGACAGAACTCTTTACTCTTTACTGttaaaaaaagtatttgcttTACTGAATCTTTTACCAATATGAAAGAATAAGGGGCAGAGATAGGGGAGAAGAGGCTTAAGGTTGCCAGTCACCCTAATAATACAACATTTTTGCAATAGGATTTCTTACTAAATATTAAATTACTACACataatttaaatatacttttaccTGAAGTTTGCGGACATGGATCAGTTGATGAATCAAGTCTAGGAAAGACAAATAAAACTGTGGgtatacagaaaaagacagaatgttggaaaaacaaatacatacatacatgaacaATCCTagctaaagaaaaatatatatcagtGTGAGGAATATTAGCTGAGTAAGGGGTTGAATCCAAATGACACGTTTCTCTTGCAAATGAAAGTGTGAAATATAATATGTGATATCTGTAGTAACAAATAACTGCCCAGCATTAATTTgacatgaaataataaaaaacagaatcATAAATATATTTAGTGGTAATAAAGATCAGAGACAAGTAATATCCAAAGAAATAATAAGTGAATAAGCTACATCATTCAATATTTGACATCTAGGAGAAAAACACATCAGATTAACATGGATACGTAATCTAAACCTTTATTTACTAGGAACATCTCTCCACTGCGCTTACCTGATTTGGTAGTTATGTGTTGTCCCACTCCACTACCACATTGCAGGGTTTTTCAGTGTTCAGCCAGGAATAGTCAGTGCAGTGCAAGCCTCAAGAGCTGCTGTTATATTGTATTAATCATATTGCCAGCAAATATGATGATTAATGCTATGTGAAGAAGAGATGCACATGTCCAGTAACTGAAGCTCGTGATTCCCCGACTTTTCCTGGCTGTATCAGCACTTGAAGAGGTTCTAAACCCATAAAATAAACCTATGTAAATTAATTTGGGGTTTCTAGGATATTCCCAATCATGGGTACCTGCAAATAAGGGCAAAGGGAGAGGggcaggtgccccccccccctggaattTTGCAAAAACTCCCAGAATTGAGTAGGGAGGGCAAAACTGTCGTGCCTGCATCTTCTTTACCCCGTACATGTTTTTAGAGGTTAATATGCAGGTGGTCCATTTTCTCTTTTCGGGATTAATTTGCAGATTATtcattttccatagtaattatactggcacatctcagGAATGCTTGTTATCTATTTTATAGtgatttagtgattatactggttCATCTGGGGTAGGttttgataaaatgggtgtggtatttagtGAAGTATTTACAAAGTGCATGTGGCCGAAAAATTTGTGTGCTTACACAGCTCCCCTAGTTATACAATAATGTAATTTGTGAGTGACTTGGCACCTAGTTTTTCTATACAGGTTTAGTCTAGAaaaacaggttgtttttgcttgatggcTTTGGCCCCCCGGAAAGTTTTCTTTGGATACCCATGTACTCTATTGcacacaaaatacataaaaagtccTTAAAATGCTGCTGTGTGTTGCAAACTTTAGTAAGAATATTTTTGCAAACTATTAGCTAAACAGCTCTTTGCCCTATTATGGCTATAAAGTCTAAACTATCTATGTCTCTGGGTTATACATTGTAAACTGGGAGTGATCAGATAAAGGCCAAGTAGAAATATAAACAAAATCAGAGACTTCAGAATTAGGCCACATGGCTTTAAATGGCAAAATATTACATCCATAAATTAGCAGAAAGACCGCTAAAGTATGGCATATTTGctgtatacataaatacatttctaagtaCCGTTATCTATATTTCTATAGTACAACCCTGTAATATGTGTAGAATGCGGTttggcattgtcttgctgaaataagcAAGGCCTTCTTTGAAAAAATATGTTGCCTGAATGGCAGCATTTATAACTCTAACATCTGTATATATTGTTCAGCATTAATGATGCCTTCCCAGTTGTGCAAGCTACTCatgccatgtgcactaatgcaccctcCATACCATCAgggatgttggcttttaaactgTGTGAAGATAACAAGCCATGTGGTCCTTCTTTTGTagaatttcaaattttatttCGACTAGTCAGACCACATGACACTTCACCATACTCCACCTTAGTCCTTAGATGAGCTTGGCTCAAGAGAAGGCAGTTGCGTTTCTCCATCATGTTTATACATGGTTTATCTTGCATGGTATAGTTTTAACTTTTTGCGGATGCAACAACAAAGTATGTTCAAAGATAATGGTCATGGGAAGTATTACTGGGCCTATACAATGATTACTGCAAAATCTTGTCTGTTATTAATGCAGTGCCATCCAAGGGCTCACAGATCACAACCATCCAAAATTGGTTTTCAGCCTTGTCCCTTTCATACAGAGATTTCTCTGAATCTTTTAATAATATTGTGTACTGTAGACGAAGAAATCCCTTAAATGtacactgaataagggtctgagtgtgtaggctgtttgcagatttaaatgtatccaattatgtatcagagtaaaaatggccaccaggtgaaagctgctatttggtttaggaaaatgtgatggtgctggcaaacagaggggatacaTGCCGTACAAATAATCCCATTTGGGTGGAggaggcatgcccaactgatatacattgtaggcaaatgtaggctttacatgtcctttaatgcctaTGCTCATGCTGATGATTGCATGCAAGCATTAGGATCCTAGTGCTCCACAATCATTTAAATGGTGTTATTAAAATGCATGTCCCCACAAGCCTCACCCATATTTGTAGTCTGTTTAGGATTAAAGTGCAGTCAAAGTCAATAGACAGTTTTTGATCATGTTGCACTTAGTAAGATGGTCCTTCAATATatgtaatatgttattgttagTCAGAGATCCTTTTTAACCAATTTTTGTCAGCTTTGAGGGCAGGAGGAATATTATATAGAAATTCCAGTCACAGTGCATTAGGGGTGTTCTGGACCCTAGTGCCACTCTGAGAGACCTATGGGATAACACCTCCACTCAAACCTCTGCGCTTAGGTTTTTCATGTCAGAGGGGGCCGCATTACTAGTGAAGGGAGCGCAATAGTGCTCTccgcactagcagagctgaaattccgatttaaaaaaaaaaaagctttttgcaTGACAGTTAAGGATGCTTGTGTTAAGTCATCCACTAATTGTGAAAATTCACTGGGCTGCTTGCGGTTGTATTTGGAAGATATACAAGTTGTCAATAAGCAGAACTACATGTTAAAAGCCTCCTTTTTCTACGCTGTGCTCCTGTGCTGTTAAATAATATCATTGCTGGTATCTGAATGGAGTGCAGTTTACTACATCCTGTGTGTTTTGTAATGGTACAATGGTTTTATAACTGATTCAGTACAATATAAGAAATATCTCTGAGTAACATgcaaaattgtaattaaaaatcagtgatttttttgttaaacacttccagctgattaaaaaaaaatagcctgtATCCCAGTTATTGTGTACACCTATTGTATTATTTGCATTGTAGGACCAAGTGGGCATTCTATTCTAACCAAAACTCTGCTTCCTGCCCTACCCAGAAATGAAGAGACAACCCATTGATTGTGGTGCTTTCTGGACTAAACCAGTGAAACCGGCATTTCAAGTAAGTAAAAATCTAACTTTCTCCAAAAAGAACAGATTACAAAAATGACTGCTATTCCAAAGGGCTAATATGTATTGACCCAGAATGGAATTCCAAAAGTAAACCAGTTGTACCTTTATTATATGCATCATTCAAGTGGTGAGAATTGGTATTCTAATTTCtagattaaaataataggcaaaaagtatgcttagcataagccctattcattttACTTATGTTAAACAAGTATGTCTACTGACTGTTTAAAGCCAACTGAAacaggctgattcactaaagtattcaGTTGATCAATATTGCCACAGGAATATGAAGAACTTTGAGGAGTGTAAAAAAATATAGGATCTACTAAGAAAGTGAAGAAACTTACTGAATTTGCTGCAGAAATACTTTAGTAAACCTGACCCTTAGTATTGGTGTGTGATCCTGCATGAGGACTAAAGAACAGTTTATTTTGAACAAAAGATCTGATATTGTCCAGTCTACAACTTTACATGACCTTGATGTATTTTGTAGTGTTTTAGCACTTACATCTTGTTAGCTCAACAAATGCAGCATTCCACactcaaaaataaagaaataaataaaaaaaaaatacttttcatttCTGATTAAATTAATGTTGTGAGTGTGTAATAGAGGTCTTTTATTGTAAACTCACTGGCGTAGCATTTGGAGATACTAAATGCTTGAATATATTAGAGATGCCCAGCCAGCAGCCCAGTAGCATTCCAGGAGTTGTATTCCAATAGCTGGTAGTTGGTATAGGTtgggccatctttattttttacctATAACAAATAGTGTATAGGCTTACATGGTTTGcaggtatatatacatatttctataTACTGCATAGTTTGCTTAGAAGTGTCTAAAGACTAAGGGATTTAGATCAGCATGTCTACTAAGTTTTCCAATCCATAAAAACACCCTGTATCAACCTGTATTAGCAGCAACCTGACTAAAACAAAAATGGTCAAAACTGGAAATATTATAAGCAAAGTAAAGAATGCAATAATTGGAAGGCCCCACTTATTAGTTAGTATGAGCGGATGAAGGGAGGTAGGTGGGCTGCTGCCAGAGGTGCTGATGATGATTACTCTGGCTAAGATTGCATCAGCCCCTCCATCCCGCATATTACAAGGCACTTACATAACCCGGCTTAATCTCTGCACCGCAGGCATTTAGCACAGCATATTGCGGGCTCCTACTATAATAATTTGCACCCAGTAAGGACAGTGTTGTACATCCACCTGACAATCGCTCATTAGCGGCACTTTTATGTGCAATGGATCCCTGTGCAATGAATGACTTACAGTGAATCTGCCGGCTTCTGCTCGCGATTTTCCTTCAGCCACAGAGAAGTCCTTGCACGCACAGACCTTTGCCTCTCCAATGTGGATAGTTATGTAGTTATGACCTAATTCTGTCCTCTTGGCAGCATGCTATCTAACGAACTAGAGTGCTGACCGTGTTATTTCAGCTGGTGCTAAACATTAAACTAGCCTCTTCTGCCTGTCAGCTAACTACACCGGCTCCCTTAAGCTTTGCGCTGATGTCACTGGGTTGGTCCGTGGGGAACAGTCACGTGACGTATGAAGTTCACGGCAGCCATGTTGGTAATGGACGCAGAATCAGCTGGGAAACAGTCATATCGATGTACAACCGCTGATAAATAATGCCTACCACGTGCGCAGCttctgaatgcaaaaataattccaaaaagGACAGCCAGGTCACTTTTCACAGGTATGCACTTCGTTAGAAATCAGCACTTTTATAGATAAAATATAAGGGTACGCTTCATTAGTAAGGCCACTTTGCGCAGTTAAATTAATGCGTGATCTGTGAGCTGACATCCTGTGGAATGTAAGAGCCAATTCTGTTGCTGTTGAACCTACATCGTTTGTGTGGGAATTAACGCAGATTTTAGCGGTACTCCGCAGAAGTGCGCATGACGCGTCCGCCGTGTACAGCAATTTAGCGTTACAACAGATCAACTGCGAACGAGTCCTTTCAACTTGTTTATATTCCACTTAAATTACTGTTATCATTTAACCTTAACCTCAACAGTAGATAacaatgtacaaataaataaatcagcaacGCTAGAATTTAGGGGCACTTTGCTGCTGTTGCTTTGACCTATATGCCACTGCTAATTCTAACCTACATTCAGGAATTCACCAATTTGAacacaaacagaaataaaactaTTGATTTCACATTTGAtataaatgttgccatttaacatTTACATAAATGTTAAAAATCAGCAACAATGTAACCCATGTTTGAATGACCAGTAAAACCTTGTTGCACTTGTATGTGTAATAATGTGCCCACTATaaggaaacagtaggacaagagagatatacagtacagatatgggaccccttatccagaatgctcgggacctggggttttccgtaatttggatctcctaccttaattctgcttaaaaaaatatttaaacagtaattaaacccaataggattgttttgggtccaataaggattcattatatcttagttgggattaagtacaaggtactgttttattattatagagaaaaaggaaaattatttaaaaaacattgaattatttcattaaaattgagtctatgggagatggcctttccgtaatttggaactttctgaagtTTCCATTTGGTAGTGGTATGCAGGTTTGCCATCAGGAATCATGGTGGCCATAATCCTGCTGTTTCTAGTCTTGCGCCTGATCCAACTTAACTCCACCCCTTCAGTGAGAAGACCCTTGGCTTGATTAGGCCTCTTGTCTACCACTCCTCCATTGTGGCCTTGATGGTTCTAAATGACCATTAAAATAGTAAAATGAGTGGTAATACATTTTTCATGATAACTTTGCTAGTCAAGCTACTTATGGGCAATGACAGACATAACAATTTGTCACACCTGGGGAGATTACCTCTTCCATTAGGAAAAAAGCAACCTTTTCATAAAAGAGAATAGAGAATGCTGCATGTAAAACAATTTCTGATCTGTGTAAGAGCTAAACCAAATGGGATAAATGGTGTTGGATCAACAGGTCGTgtcctacaagtcagatgtacTATAGTTTTGAGGGTCATGCTGTGTCtgcatccaacaagataaaatctgatggtatCTAAAACACATTtacttctcattgaaatacactgaatggcagatgcaggaacaaaatgACAATATTTTGTGGCTGAGCAGTGAATTCACCTTGTGTGCCAGCCTGACAAGCGCAAGATGCACACTGTCTTTCCTCTCATCATTGTTCTTTTCTCCTGTTAGATTCCCAGCAGACCCAAAACGGAGAGCAGAATGGTTGAAACATCTTAACAGAGAGAACTTCTTTCCCACATTGCACACCTTCTTATGCTCAAAACATTTTGAAGAGTCTTGTTTTGACCGAACAGGACAGACTGTGCGTTTGAGGGCAAATGCTGTGCCAACAATATTTATCTATCCCGAACACATGAAGGAGAAGGTAATACAGTAAAGTCTCTGTTAGGACGTACATAAAGGGGCTGATCAATGTTcgagtttcattttttttcataattcaagttttttggagCTAAAACTCAcacaattcaaattatggttcaaaaactcgaatgtctgatattttataaagtgcaaaaaacttgaacgTAAAACtacggcatctaaaagcttgtgaattTATGTAGAAGtacatattttcaattcgagatttttTTTTGAGTAAACTCGCAAATTCAAGGTTTTCTTATTGGACCAATTttccacattaaaggagaaggaaagtctaagtcacttgggggtgccaagtaaattgcttaccttctaccccgggctggtgcccctgtacagagagaacagcaccagcccggggtagcagcgatcgcttccttctttcTGATCGCGTGCACgcgcatgcgtagtagagtgaaaagccgaactttgaacagagaagtcagtttcactctactgcgcatgcgtctgtcccggacaattggctgcagcgtgaatagggaagaaggaagcgctcgctacaggtaccccgggctggtgctgttttctcctaacaggggcaccagtccggggtacaaggtaagcgatttaagtcacttgggggtgcctaacattttggcacccccaagtgacttagcctttccttgtcctttaataagcaagcatacattttttttaaatgcaagtttatttaaaTTAGAAAAACACCCTTGaactcacaaactcgaaaattgataaataaacccttaAGTATTCCAAAAGCTGTCAAAGCATCTCCCCTAACACCCAGCTATATACATATAGACAATAATCTGCAAAAAACATGAAGCCTTATTTAACCTGCAACTCTTTGCTTACATGTCATAGCCTTTTGTTTTTGTTCCTGTATTTGTGTCTTTAAGTGTGTATggctacaataaataaatacatttgggtGAAACTTTTTCTTGCAAAATAAGTCTACAAATAACCAATGAGTATCTAAACTTGCAAAAAAGTGATCTAAAACAGTTTTATAATTAACTGCAATTAAGCATAAAGCTGTTTTCTGGTTGTGTGAGATTGCATGTGTATACTGTTAAGGCAACACAAGGGTTAAAAGAAACGTATGCCTAATTTGGTTGATCACTTCCCCTTTCCATATACTTTCTGCAGATTTCTTGCCTGAAGGTGACTAGCATTGCAAAGCCAGAAGAACATCTGCCACAGCCCAGAGCAATCTCCCAGAAGCAAACAGATTCCTTCCCAGATCACAATTATTGCCTTCCAAGTCCtgcagcaattaaaaaaaaaatctgcgagCTTGAAAGGAAGTTGGAAAtagcacataaaaaaataaaaatataccagcAGAGGGAACGCAGAGTGAAAAGGAAGTGCTCGGGAGAAAATGTTGACGGAAGTGAACTTAAAGAAGCAGATGGGAAAACCTCTTGGGATGTATTTTAGGTTAATGTTCACATGACACAAAAATGGTGAAGGAacacaaatgcattttgttattATAAGAGCTGTACCCTAcactcaaaaaatgtaaaaagccctGGAAATTTCAATGAAAGCATGTCTAGGGGTAAGGATGTAGCCAACTATGCACTGCTGATCCCGTTATACCTTTAGTAAATATATAAACCCAAGCCCAGGCATTCTTCATTGTTTCCAAAAATTCTGAAGGATGATGGTACATAGATACATGTATGGTGGTCATGGCACAAAATCGTGGATGTTTACAGCAGAACCACAGGCATCAACTAAAAAAGCCTTGCCAGTGATTGTCCTGGAAATGGATGGGTCGAGCCCTCTAATATTCATCCTACTTCCTTAAGCACTGATTTGGTCATACTAACCAAGCTATGGCTGGTGTCTTAACTCCACTTTCTAAATGTGGATCTAGCTAATACAAGATTTAGCACAGGAGTGGCCCCTAGTGAAAAAACTCT
This sequence is a window from Xenopus tropicalis strain Nigerian chromosome 2, UCB_Xtro_10.0, whole genome shotgun sequence. Protein-coding genes within it:
- the thap2 gene encoding THAP domain-containing protein 2 — its product is MPTTCAASECKNNSKKDSQVTFHRFPADPKRRAEWLKHLNRENFFPTLHTFLCSKHFEESCFDRTGQTVRLRANAVPTIFIYPEHMKEKISCLKVTSIAKPEEHLPQPRAISQKQTDSFPDHNYCLPSPAAIKKKICELERKLEIAHKKIKIYQQRERRVKRKCSGENVDGSELKEADGKTSWDVF